The following are from one region of the Erwinia billingiae Eb661 genome:
- a CDS encoding PQQ-dependent sugar dehydrogenase yields MIPKSLILSLLAVSITLVISGCDDGAKIDPSRQTGANPELPAAKNFLIPPMQVPAGAAWKEGEKPKVAEGLNIEKIADGLQHPRQLYTLPNGDILVVEGSGPKAPTTQPKQLITGLIKNASGKGGAGGNRITLLRNSNGDGKTWEKHVFLEGLYSPFGIQLIGDNLYVANADAIRKYPYKSGETKIGDAGTELTELPGGPINHHWTKSLLASPDGSKLYAGIGSNSNITENGIGAEYRRADILEVDVASGASRIYASGLRNPTGLQWEPQTGKLWAIVNERDEIGADLVPDYMTSVQEGGFYGWPYSYYGQHIDQRVSPQRPDLVAKALKPDYALSSHVAPLGLWFYQGDNLADYRGGAFISEHGSWNRKPLNGYQVVWVAFKDGKPVGQPKPVVTGFLTDDQKEVRGLPVGLTMDRQGGLLIADDAGNVVWRVTAAAKP; encoded by the coding sequence ATGATCCCTAAATCACTGATCCTCTCGTTGCTGGCCGTCTCAATTACCCTGGTCATTTCAGGCTGTGATGACGGCGCGAAAATCGATCCCTCCCGGCAGACCGGGGCAAATCCTGAACTTCCGGCAGCCAAAAACTTCCTGATCCCGCCGATGCAGGTGCCTGCGGGTGCCGCGTGGAAAGAGGGCGAAAAGCCGAAGGTGGCGGAAGGACTGAACATCGAGAAAATTGCCGACGGCCTGCAACATCCACGGCAGCTTTATACGCTGCCGAACGGCGATATTCTGGTGGTTGAAGGCAGCGGGCCAAAAGCGCCGACCACCCAGCCAAAACAGCTGATCACCGGCCTCATTAAAAATGCGTCCGGCAAAGGCGGCGCGGGCGGCAACCGGATCACGCTGCTCAGAAACAGCAACGGCGATGGGAAAACCTGGGAAAAACACGTTTTCCTCGAAGGCCTCTATTCGCCGTTTGGTATCCAGCTGATTGGCGACAACCTGTATGTCGCCAACGCCGATGCGATTCGAAAATATCCGTATAAAAGCGGGGAAACGAAGATCGGTGACGCCGGCACCGAGCTGACCGAGCTGCCTGGCGGCCCAATCAATCACCACTGGACCAAGTCGCTGCTAGCCAGCCCGGACGGCAGTAAGCTGTATGCGGGGATTGGCTCCAACAGTAACATTACCGAGAACGGCATTGGCGCTGAATACCGCCGCGCGGACATTCTGGAAGTCGATGTTGCTTCCGGTGCCAGCCGTATTTACGCCAGCGGATTGCGCAATCCAACCGGTCTGCAATGGGAACCGCAAACTGGCAAGTTGTGGGCGATCGTCAACGAACGTGACGAAATCGGTGCCGATTTAGTGCCGGACTATATGACCTCGGTGCAGGAGGGCGGTTTCTACGGCTGGCCTTACAGTTACTACGGCCAGCATATCGACCAACGCGTCAGCCCGCAGCGTCCGGACCTGGTCGCCAAAGCGCTCAAGCCAGATTATGCCCTGAGTTCGCACGTAGCCCCGCTGGGATTGTGGTTCTACCAGGGCGATAACCTGGCAGACTATCGCGGTGGCGCCTTTATCAGTGAACACGGCAGCTGGAACCGTAAACCGTTGAATGGCTATCAGGTTGTCTGGGTTGCCTTTAAAGACGGCAAGCCGGTGGGCCAGCCTAAACCGGTGGTGACCGGATTCCTGACTGATGACCAGAAAGAGGTGCGCGGGTTGCCTGTCGGGCTAACCATGGATCGGCAGGGTGGATTACTGATTGCGGATGATGCCGGCAATGTGGTCTGGCGGGTAACCGCCGCAGCGAAACCCTGA
- a CDS encoding DUF2231 domain-containing protein, producing the protein MSSHAPSRNSALAVALYSLLNPVPLGFFVAAWMFDIIYIYSTEIVWTRAASWLIAFGLVIAIIPRLINLVQVWVGHSYPQGSAIKIHFWAWLLAIVLAVFNAFVHSRDAFAVVPTGAILSTLVVLLLLFANVQLALRTRTQEVL; encoded by the coding sequence ATGTCATCTCATGCACCATCCCGTAATTCCGCCCTGGCTGTTGCCCTTTATTCGTTGTTGAATCCCGTGCCTCTTGGCTTTTTTGTTGCCGCCTGGATGTTCGATATTATTTATATCTACAGCACGGAGATCGTCTGGACCCGAGCCGCCAGCTGGCTGATTGCTTTTGGTCTGGTGATCGCCATTATCCCCCGTCTGATCAATCTGGTTCAGGTGTGGGTGGGGCATTCCTATCCGCAGGGATCGGCAATCAAAATCCATTTCTGGGCATGGCTGCTGGCGATTGTGCTGGCGGTATTCAACGCCTTTGTTCACAGCCGTGATGCCTTTGCCGTCGTGCCGACTGGCGCAATCCTATCCACGCTGGTGGTGCTACTGCTGCTGTTTGCGAATGTTCAGCTGGCTTTACGTACCCGCACTCAGGAGGTTTTATGA
- a CDS encoding NAD-dependent succinate-semialdehyde dehydrogenase: MNATTGAVSRNPFTGDVSRNTPFASAADVDTALQQTWSAFQGWRVTDISARSALLRNIAGGLRQHARELAEMMTDEMGKPVTQGLAEVEKSARLCEWYAEQGPEFLKPEPTLVENNKAFVQYLPLGPILAVMPWNFPVWQVLRGAVPIMLAGNSYLLKPAPNVMGSALLLQSVLTAAGVPEGLFKVVNADNDAVAKIINDRRIAAVTLTGSVRAGAAIAGLAGAAIKKSVLELGGADAFIVLADADIDAAVKGAISGRFANSGQICIAAKRIIVESAVFDEFRDKFVAAVKAMKVGDPREEDTYIGPMARFDLRDELDSQVQATLKEGAECLLGGHVIPGEANFYAPTVLSNVKPGMTSFKQELFGPVASLIVAKDAADAIAMANDSEFGLGGSLWSKDLEKARELASQIETGGVFINSPSFSDPRVPIGGVKHSGFGRELSHFGIREFTNAQTVWQEA; this comes from the coding sequence ATGAACGCAACTACAGGTGCAGTCTCACGCAATCCCTTTACTGGCGACGTGTCACGTAACACGCCTTTTGCCTCCGCAGCCGATGTCGATACGGCGCTGCAGCAGACCTGGTCCGCTTTCCAGGGCTGGCGCGTCACCGATATCTCCGCCCGCAGCGCGCTGTTGCGAAATATCGCTGGCGGCCTGCGTCAACATGCCCGCGAGCTGGCAGAGATGATGACCGATGAAATGGGTAAGCCGGTGACGCAAGGTCTGGCTGAAGTCGAGAAAAGCGCGCGTCTGTGCGAATGGTATGCCGAGCAGGGCCCGGAATTCCTCAAGCCTGAGCCGACGCTGGTTGAGAACAATAAAGCCTTTGTGCAGTATCTGCCGCTGGGCCCGATTCTGGCCGTAATGCCGTGGAACTTCCCGGTCTGGCAAGTGCTGCGTGGCGCGGTCCCTATCATGCTGGCAGGTAACAGCTACCTGTTGAAACCTGCGCCAAACGTGATGGGCTCAGCACTGCTGCTGCAATCCGTGCTGACTGCAGCCGGCGTGCCGGAAGGCTTGTTCAAAGTAGTGAATGCCGATAATGACGCGGTGGCTAAAATCATTAACGATCGCCGTATTGCTGCGGTGACCTTAACGGGCAGCGTGCGTGCGGGTGCGGCAATTGCCGGTCTGGCGGGTGCGGCAATCAAGAAAAGCGTGCTGGAGCTGGGCGGTGCCGATGCCTTTATCGTGCTGGCCGATGCCGACATTGATGCGGCCGTAAAAGGGGCAATTTCAGGCCGTTTTGCCAACAGCGGACAAATCTGTATTGCCGCGAAACGCATCATCGTTGAATCTGCGGTATTCGACGAGTTCCGTGACAAGTTTGTCGCCGCGGTAAAAGCGATGAAAGTGGGCGATCCGCGCGAAGAAGACACCTATATCGGCCCAATGGCGCGCTTCGATCTGCGTGATGAGCTGGATTCTCAGGTGCAGGCAACGCTGAAAGAAGGGGCCGAGTGCCTGTTAGGCGGCCATGTGATCCCAGGCGAGGCCAACTTCTATGCGCCGACCGTGTTAAGCAACGTGAAGCCCGGCATGACCAGCTTTAAGCAGGAGCTGTTTGGCCCGGTCGCCTCGCTGATTGTGGCCAAAGACGCCGCTGATGCCATTGCGATGGCCAACGATTCTGAGTTCGGCCTGGGCGGCAGCCTGTGGAGCAAGGATCTGGAAAAAGCACGCGAACTGGCAAGTCAGATTGAAACCGGTGGCGTGTTTATCAACTCGCCAAGCTTCTCGGATCCCCGTGTGCCGATTGGTGGCGTAAAGCACAGCGGCTTTGGTCGTGAGCTGTCCCACTTCGGTATCCGCGAGTTCACCAATGCTCAGACGGTGTGGCAGGAAGCGTAA
- the ptrR gene encoding putrescine utilization regulator PtrR, translating into MDLTQLEVFRAIAEEGSVTAAAERLHRVPSNISTRLRQLEDELGVMLFSREKLRLHITDAGRTLLDYAIRILALTEEARERVSSQHPAGIFTLGAIESTAAVRLPPLIARYHQAWPGVELDLSTGPSGDMTDGLLSGRFSAVFIDGPPKHPQLEGVAAFAEEMVLISSLNHPPVSRAADINGSTIYAFRANCSYRRLFENWFALDNAAPGKIFEMESYHGIVACVSAGAGLAMIPKSMLENMPGRDSVMAWPVADDRGHLDIWLIWRKGNGSANLKAMASMLEPLAVAG; encoded by the coding sequence ATGGATCTGACCCAGCTGGAAGTGTTCCGCGCCATCGCGGAGGAAGGGAGCGTTACCGCTGCCGCTGAGCGACTGCATCGCGTGCCGTCGAATATCTCCACCCGCTTACGCCAGCTGGAGGACGAACTCGGGGTGATGCTGTTCAGCCGCGAGAAGTTACGCCTGCATATTACTGACGCGGGCAGAACCTTGCTGGATTACGCCATCCGCATTCTGGCCCTGACTGAGGAAGCCCGTGAGCGGGTCTCCAGTCAACATCCCGCCGGGATTTTCACCCTTGGCGCCATCGAAAGCACCGCCGCCGTTCGCCTTCCTCCGCTGATCGCCCGCTATCATCAGGCGTGGCCAGGGGTGGAACTGGATCTCTCTACCGGTCCGTCTGGCGATATGACCGATGGCCTGCTGTCTGGCCGATTCAGCGCGGTGTTTATTGATGGGCCGCCGAAGCACCCACAGCTGGAAGGCGTGGCGGCCTTCGCTGAAGAGATGGTGCTGATCTCCTCCCTAAATCATCCGCCGGTGAGCCGCGCAGCCGATATCAACGGCTCGACGATCTATGCTTTTCGCGCCAACTGCTCTTACCGGCGGCTGTTTGAAAACTGGTTTGCGCTGGATAACGCCGCGCCAGGCAAAATTTTCGAGATGGAGTCGTATCATGGCATCGTGGCGTGCGTCAGTGCCGGTGCCGGCCTGGCGATGATCCCGAAGAGTATGCTGGAGAATATGCCAGGCAGAGACAGCGTGATGGCCTGGCCAGTGGCTGACGATCGTGGGCATCTGGATATCTGGCTGATTTGGCGAAAAGGCAATGGTTCGGCAAACCTCAAGGCGATGGCGAGCATGCTTGAACCGCTTGCCGTGGCGGGCTGA
- the fabV gene encoding enoyl-ACP reductase FabV, whose product MIIKPRIRGFICVTAHPAGCKANVEKQIEYVTSHGKIANGPKKVLVIGASTGYGLAARISAAFGCEADTLGVFFERAGEETKPATAGWYNSAAFEELAEAKGLYAKSINGDAYSDAVKQKTIELIKQDLGQVDLVVYSLASPRRTHPKTGEVFNSTLKPVGKTLTTRGLNTDKETISDITLEPATQEEIDGTVAVMGGEDWQMWIDDLKAAGVLADGAKTTAFTYLGEQITHDIYWNGSIGEAKKDLDKRVLTIRDTLAEKGGDARVSVLKAVVTQASSAIPVMPLYLSLLFKVMKEKGTHEGCIEQVYGLFKDSLYGASPILDDVGRLRADYKELTPEVQDEVVKLWPTVTNENLNEISDFVGYKTEFMHLFGFGLPGVDYDADVNPDVKIKNLVQM is encoded by the coding sequence ATGATTATTAAACCACGCATCCGTGGCTTTATCTGTGTTACTGCCCATCCGGCGGGTTGCAAAGCTAACGTTGAAAAACAAATCGAGTACGTGACCAGCCACGGCAAAATTGCCAATGGTCCGAAAAAGGTACTGGTGATTGGTGCTTCAACCGGTTACGGCCTTGCTGCCCGTATCTCTGCGGCGTTCGGTTGCGAAGCCGATACGCTGGGCGTGTTCTTTGAACGTGCTGGCGAAGAAACCAAACCGGCTACCGCTGGCTGGTACAACTCTGCCGCCTTTGAAGAGCTGGCTGAAGCGAAAGGCCTGTATGCAAAAAGCATCAACGGCGACGCTTACTCTGACGCCGTGAAGCAGAAGACCATTGAGCTGATCAAACAGGACCTGGGTCAGGTTGACCTGGTGGTTTACAGCCTGGCGTCTCCACGTCGTACTCACCCTAAAACCGGTGAAGTGTTCAACTCAACGCTGAAGCCAGTGGGCAAGACCCTGACCACGCGCGGCCTGAACACCGACAAAGAAACCATCTCCGACATCACGCTTGAACCGGCAACGCAGGAAGAGATCGACGGTACTGTTGCGGTTATGGGTGGTGAAGACTGGCAGATGTGGATTGACGATCTGAAAGCCGCAGGCGTTCTGGCTGATGGCGCGAAGACCACTGCCTTTACCTACCTGGGCGAGCAGATCACCCATGACATCTACTGGAACGGCTCCATCGGGGAAGCGAAGAAGGATCTGGACAAGCGCGTTCTGACCATTCGTGACACCCTGGCGGAAAAAGGCGGCGACGCGCGCGTTTCCGTGTTGAAAGCGGTCGTGACTCAGGCGAGTTCTGCGATCCCAGTGATGCCGCTGTATCTGTCATTGCTGTTTAAAGTGATGAAAGAGAAGGGTACGCACGAAGGTTGCATCGAGCAGGTTTACGGCCTGTTCAAGGACAGCCTGTACGGCGCATCGCCAATTCTGGATGACGTCGGCCGTCTGCGCGCGGACTACAAAGAGCTGACCCCAGAAGTGCAGGATGAAGTGGTAAAACTGTGGCCAACGGTGACCAACGAAAACCTGAACGAAATCTCTGATTTCGTCGGCTACAAAACCGAATTTATGCACCTGTTCGGTTTCGGCCTGCCGGGCGTGGATTACGATGCTGACGTTAACCCAGACGTTAAGATCAAAAATCTGGTGCAGATGTAA
- the eptB gene encoding kdo(2)-lipid A phosphoethanolamine 7''-transferase — translation MKKLHFLTQHRVCCFIALYIGILLNLPIFFRRFHQLQHDAILSTGIELVAAFMLVLFTTLLLSMTGRWLFRILTTLLVVFSVAASYYMIFFNVDIGYGIIASVMATDSLDLSKESVGWHFMVWVVLVSVLPVLMLWLTPMPEASLRIKNGKAFLRRAGVMLAAAACCWVPLKVMGDHQDQQDKQNNRMMASYGGVVAGTYSPSNWLSGMGLLAYSSWSQAEDSRNLFDPAAHFTYTPPKDVKDLYVVFVIGESARRDHMGLYGYDRDNTPNLDKEPNLAALQGYSCDTSTKLSLRCMFVREGGASEAPQRTLKEMNVFSVLKKQGFSSELFSMQSEAWFYNKVMADDYALRETIQSEKRNVGKPIDDMALVNELKDSIDRHPQGKHLVILHTKGSHYLYTERYPRSFARYKPECQGIDDQCSTEEMVNSYDNSLLYTDHVLEQVFNQLRDKNAIVFYASDHGESISKNMHFHGTPRDVAPMAQRSVPIMVWASDKFLQQPDNATAFQQLKKLAKDKTPVFHEKLFDSILGCIGYTSPDGGINELRNWCHVNP, via the coding sequence ATGAAAAAACTGCATTTTCTGACCCAGCACCGGGTCTGTTGTTTTATTGCTTTATACATTGGGATCCTGCTTAACCTACCGATCTTTTTCCGCCGTTTTCACCAGTTGCAGCATGACGCCATTCTGTCGACCGGCATCGAGCTGGTGGCCGCGTTTATGCTGGTCCTGTTTACCACCTTGCTGTTATCAATGACCGGGCGCTGGCTGTTCAGAATACTGACCACGCTGCTGGTGGTGTTCTCGGTGGCTGCCAGCTATTACATGATCTTCTTCAATGTTGATATCGGCTACGGCATTATCGCCTCGGTGATGGCTACCGACAGCCTGGACCTTTCGAAAGAGTCCGTTGGCTGGCACTTTATGGTGTGGGTGGTACTGGTGAGCGTCCTGCCGGTATTGATGTTATGGCTGACGCCGATGCCGGAAGCCTCGTTGCGCATCAAAAACGGCAAGGCGTTTCTGCGTCGTGCTGGGGTGATGCTGGCTGCGGCGGCCTGTTGCTGGGTGCCGCTGAAAGTGATGGGTGACCACCAGGATCAGCAGGATAAACAAAACAACCGCATGATGGCCAGCTATGGCGGCGTGGTTGCCGGAACCTACTCCCCGTCCAACTGGCTTTCGGGTATGGGGCTGCTGGCCTACAGCAGCTGGAGCCAGGCCGAGGACAGCCGCAATCTGTTCGACCCTGCGGCCCACTTCACCTATACGCCACCGAAGGACGTGAAGGATCTGTACGTGGTGTTTGTGATTGGTGAAAGTGCCCGTCGCGATCATATGGGTCTTTACGGTTACGACCGGGATAACACGCCGAATCTGGATAAAGAGCCGAACCTGGCGGCATTGCAGGGCTATTCCTGCGACACCTCAACCAAGCTTTCGCTGCGCTGTATGTTTGTCAGGGAAGGCGGCGCGTCTGAGGCACCTCAGCGTACGCTGAAAGAGATGAACGTGTTCTCGGTATTGAAAAAGCAGGGCTTCTCGTCAGAACTGTTCTCAATGCAGAGCGAGGCGTGGTTCTACAACAAAGTAATGGCGGATGATTATGCGCTGCGCGAAACCATCCAGTCTGAGAAGCGTAACGTCGGCAAGCCGATTGATGATATGGCGCTGGTTAACGAGCTAAAAGACTCTATCGATCGCCATCCGCAAGGCAAACACCTGGTGATCCTGCACACCAAAGGCTCGCACTATCTCTACACCGAACGCTATCCACGCTCATTCGCGCGCTACAAGCCAGAGTGCCAGGGCATTGATGACCAGTGTTCTACCGAAGAAATGGTCAATTCCTACGATAACAGCTTGCTGTACACCGACCACGTATTGGAACAGGTGTTCAACCAGCTGCGGGACAAAAACGCGATTGTGTTTTATGCCTCGGATCACGGCGAATCCATTTCGAAAAATATGCACTTCCACGGCACACCGCGTGATGTCGCGCCGATGGCACAGCGCAGCGTTCCGATTATGGTATGGGCCTCAGATAAGTTCCTGCAACAGCCTGACAACGCCACGGCCTTCCAGCAGTTGAAAAAGCTGGCGAAGGATAAAACCCCGGTGTTCCACGAGAAGCTGTTCGACAGCATCCTCGGGTGTATTGGCTATACCTCGCCAGACGGCGGCATCAACGAATTACGCAACTGGTGCCACGTTAACCCGTAA
- a CDS encoding Glu/Leu/Phe/Val family dehydrogenase, translating to MDKLSYVSEGSTTAWSTYLQQIDRVAPYLGDLTRWIDTLRHPKRALIVDIPLQMDDGSIRHFEGFRVQHNLSRGPGKGGVRYHPNVDLNEVMALSAWMTIKCAAVNLPYGGAKGGIRVDPFKLSEGELERLTRRYTSEIGLIIGPQKDIPAPDVGTNAKVMAWMMDTYSMNHGTTITGVVTGKPIHLGGSLGREKATGRGVYITGREVARRSGIEIEGAKIAVQGFGNVGSEAARLFVAAGARVVVIQDHSATLFNANGIDLTALSEWQASNKNIAGFPGAEEIASEAFWSTQMDILIPAALEGQITRERAEILSCKLVLEGANGPTYPDADDMLTSRGVTVVPDVICNAGGVTVSYFEWVQDMASFFWSESEINDRMDKIMTEAMIHVWDKASEKSCSLRTAAYIVACERILMARKDRGIYPG from the coding sequence ATGGATAAGCTATCTTACGTTTCAGAAGGCAGCACAACGGCCTGGTCTACCTACCTGCAGCAAATCGACCGCGTCGCCCCTTACCTCGGCGACCTTACCCGCTGGATTGATACCCTCCGCCATCCTAAACGCGCGCTGATTGTTGATATCCCGCTGCAGATGGATGATGGCAGCATCCGCCACTTCGAAGGTTTCCGCGTGCAGCACAACCTTTCCCGCGGACCGGGCAAAGGCGGCGTGCGTTATCACCCTAACGTCGATTTGAATGAAGTGATGGCGCTGTCAGCCTGGATGACCATTAAGTGTGCTGCGGTAAACCTGCCTTATGGCGGTGCCAAAGGCGGCATTCGTGTCGATCCTTTCAAACTGTCCGAAGGTGAGCTGGAACGTCTGACCCGTCGCTATACCAGCGAAATCGGGCTGATTATTGGGCCGCAGAAAGACATTCCTGCGCCGGATGTCGGCACCAACGCAAAAGTGATGGCGTGGATGATGGATACCTATTCCATGAATCACGGCACCACCATTACCGGGGTTGTAACCGGCAAACCTATCCACCTCGGCGGTTCGTTAGGCCGTGAAAAGGCCACCGGCCGTGGCGTGTATATTACCGGCCGTGAAGTTGCCCGCCGTTCCGGCATCGAGATTGAAGGCGCGAAAATCGCCGTTCAGGGCTTCGGTAACGTTGGCAGTGAAGCCGCACGGTTGTTTGTGGCGGCGGGTGCGCGGGTGGTGGTGATTCAGGATCACTCCGCGACCTTATTCAACGCTAATGGCATCGATTTAACCGCACTCAGCGAGTGGCAGGCCAGCAACAAAAATATTGCGGGCTTCCCTGGCGCGGAAGAAATTGCCAGCGAAGCGTTCTGGTCCACCCAAATGGATATTCTGATCCCTGCTGCGCTGGAAGGACAGATCACCCGTGAGCGCGCTGAGATCCTCAGCTGTAAGCTGGTGCTGGAAGGCGCTAACGGCCCGACCTATCCGGATGCGGACGATATGCTGACATCACGCGGCGTCACCGTGGTGCCGGATGTCATCTGTAATGCCGGCGGCGTAACGGTCAGTTACTTCGAATGGGTGCAGGATATGGCCAGCTTCTTCTGGAGCGAAAGTGAGATCAACGATCGTATGGATAAAATCATGACCGAAGCGATGATCCACGTCTGGGATAAAGCCAGCGAGAAATCGTGCAGCCTGCGTACCGCTGCCTATATCGTGGCCTGCGAACGCATTCTGATGGCCCGTAAAGACCGGGGAATCTACCCAGGTTAA
- a CDS encoding Gfo/Idh/MocA family protein yields MLNGEKKIARPLRWAMVGGGRLSQVGYKHRGGALRDNTAYQLVAGAFDIDAPRGRDFGVNIGVDASRCYDSYPEMFAEEAKRADGIEVVTIATPNGTHYEITKAALNAGLHVICEKPLFFTSAEVKEVKQLAEEKGLIVGVTYGYSGHQMLLQMRKMIAQGDIGDVRMVELQYTHGFSANDSADKFSDAQKWRVDPKIAGPSFVLGDLSTHTFYISQLVLPELKLQSLLCDRQSFISSRAPLEDNAMVLMHYHGGAVGRLWTSAINAGSMNSQFIRVVGSKASLQWGDYQPNELVYEVQGQPNQVMHHGMPYLDESALADDRLGALHTEGLIDSWSNIYLKFAVAIDAKQRGDEAALAEMVYPGIDAGLDGVRWVENCVRSADSGAVWVNFE; encoded by the coding sequence ATGTTGAATGGAGAGAAAAAAATTGCCCGTCCGCTGCGCTGGGCGATGGTTGGCGGTGGCAGATTAAGCCAGGTCGGGTATAAACACCGCGGCGGTGCGCTACGTGATAACACTGCGTATCAGCTGGTGGCAGGTGCCTTTGATATTGATGCGCCGCGCGGACGTGATTTCGGCGTCAACATTGGCGTGGATGCCAGCCGTTGTTATGACAGCTATCCGGAAATGTTTGCTGAAGAGGCGAAGCGCGCCGATGGCATTGAAGTGGTGACCATCGCCACGCCAAACGGCACGCATTACGAGATCACCAAAGCCGCGCTGAATGCCGGGCTGCATGTGATTTGCGAAAAGCCGCTGTTCTTCACCAGTGCCGAAGTAAAAGAAGTGAAGCAGCTGGCCGAAGAGAAGGGGCTGATCGTTGGCGTCACCTACGGCTATTCAGGCCATCAGATGCTGCTGCAAATGCGCAAAATGATCGCGCAGGGGGATATTGGCGACGTGCGCATGGTGGAATTGCAATATACCCACGGTTTCAGCGCCAATGACAGCGCCGACAAATTCTCCGATGCCCAGAAATGGCGGGTGGATCCGAAGATTGCCGGGCCAAGTTTTGTGTTGGGCGATCTCTCCACCCATACCTTCTATATCTCGCAGCTGGTGCTGCCGGAGCTAAAGCTGCAATCGTTGCTGTGCGACCGGCAGAGCTTTATCTCCTCCCGCGCGCCGCTGGAGGATAACGCCATGGTGCTGATGCATTATCACGGTGGCGCGGTCGGCCGCTTGTGGACCTCGGCGATTAACGCCGGTTCGATGAACAGCCAGTTTATTCGCGTGGTGGGATCAAAGGCCAGCCTGCAATGGGGCGATTACCAGCCAAACGAACTGGTGTATGAAGTTCAGGGTCAGCCGAACCAAGTGATGCACCACGGCATGCCGTATCTGGATGAATCGGCCTTAGCCGACGATCGTCTGGGCGCGTTGCACACCGAAGGCCTGATTGATTCCTGGTCGAATATCTATCTGAAGTTTGCCGTCGCCATCGATGCGAAACAGCGTGGCGATGAGGCTGCGCTGGCTGAAATGGTCTATCCGGGTATTGATGCGGGGCTGGACGGCGTGCGTTGGGTGGAGAACTGCGTGCGCTCGGCGGACAGCGGCGCGGTGTGGGTGAACTTCGAGTAA
- a CDS encoding LacI family DNA-binding transcriptional regulator: protein MMSEKMPHQPPARKVTASDVAKRAGVSKWTVSRAFTDGASISETAMERVQQAAKDLGYRPNLLARSLSKRSSHLIGVVVDEMLNPNLLTLLDQVTQQLQLRGYMALLINISAQKSEEAVLTLADQLQVDGLLFLGTLLSDELIALARDIHRIPLVQLCRNDDNPYIQIINTDGYQAGYQTADLLHQQGYRRFSYMKGPDTESTQLLRFEGYRDRLVQLGVAEAGITLLKANHYNRASGYNAYHHYLTSTPQQAWAEAMFCENDILAIGVLDALASTAPDHHLGIVGYDNIELAGSSRYQLTTFAQPLSDMLQEAVYRLTAPDSEPRQYQHHDQLQLRRSHLR, encoded by the coding sequence ATGATGAGCGAAAAAATGCCCCACCAGCCACCTGCACGTAAGGTCACCGCCAGCGATGTGGCGAAACGCGCTGGCGTGTCGAAATGGACCGTATCACGGGCATTCACCGATGGCGCGTCAATCTCTGAAACCGCCATGGAGCGGGTGCAGCAGGCGGCGAAAGATTTGGGTTACCGCCCTAACCTGCTGGCGCGAAGTTTGTCGAAGCGAAGCTCGCATCTGATTGGCGTGGTGGTCGATGAAATGCTCAATCCCAACCTGCTGACCTTGTTGGATCAGGTGACTCAGCAGCTGCAGCTGCGGGGGTATATGGCGCTGTTGATCAATATCAGCGCGCAAAAGAGCGAAGAAGCGGTGCTGACGCTGGCCGATCAGCTGCAGGTCGATGGCTTACTGTTTCTCGGCACGCTGTTGAGCGATGAGCTGATCGCCCTCGCCCGCGATATTCACCGCATTCCGTTGGTGCAACTTTGCCGCAACGATGACAATCCCTACATCCAGATAATCAATACCGACGGCTATCAGGCCGGCTATCAAACTGCCGATCTGCTCCATCAGCAAGGCTACCGGCGTTTCAGTTATATGAAAGGCCCGGATACCGAATCCACCCAGCTGTTGCGGTTCGAAGGCTATCGCGATCGGCTGGTGCAACTTGGCGTGGCAGAAGCCGGGATTACGCTGCTGAAGGCCAACCATTACAACCGGGCCAGCGGCTATAACGCTTATCATCACTATCTGACGTCCACCCCGCAACAGGCCTGGGCTGAGGCGATGTTCTGCGAGAACGATATCCTTGCCATTGGCGTGCTGGATGCGTTGGCCAGTACTGCGCCCGATCATCACTTAGGCATCGTCGGTTATGACAATATCGAGCTGGCAGGCTCCAGCCGTTATCAGCTCACGACCTTCGCTCAGCCGTTGAGCGATATGTTGCAGGAGGCGGTTTATCGCCTGACCGCACCTGACAGCGAGCCACGGCAATACCAGCATCACGACCAGCTTCAGCTCAGGCGTTCACATCTGCGCTAA